From a region of the Oncorhynchus tshawytscha isolate Ot180627B linkage group LG14, Otsh_v2.0, whole genome shotgun sequence genome:
- the LOC112267126 gene encoding neural cell adhesion molecule 1 isoform X18, which translates to MLHAKDIILALLLVGSTVCLEVEITPTQGEISVGESKFFLCEVVGVAKEIDWYSPSGERIEPNKPEITVTRNDESSSTLTLYKAGVDSAGTYKCLATNGDQSAEATVNVKFYQRITFKNAPSPQEFNEGDNANIVCDVISSPPPTIIWKHKGVKIQMEKDVRFKILPNNHLQIRGIKKTDEGSYTCEGRLMARGEIDLKIIRVIVNVLPTIRVWQSEVNATAGVDQSAMLTCAADGYPEPMVTWARAGVLLESGDKYRFNKDGSEMTIMEVAKLDEGEYTCIAKNKAGESEQEVSLRVFVKPKITFLLNQSTSEMAEQVTLTCEASGDPTPTINWSFGLRPFTEGEQSLDGNVVVRSDARVSSLTLKYAKFTDAGQYLCSARNAIGVDSQPAYLEVRYAPKIQGSVTVYTWEGNAANISCEVLAHPSDVSMLWLRDGFQLPNANVTKAKVFQSPTASYLEVTPESENDFGSYNCTAANEMGTESKEFLLIQADVPSAPSLGEVEPFSSSARVEFQEPDATGGVPVLRYRAEWKTVGRGSWVQMVYDVQGGALSEITITGLKPETNYEVKMSAINGKGEGETSPVVVFKTEPVQGEPEPPKLEGTLQTKGNSLKVNWLKQDDGGSPITHYLVRYKPKHQADWKPEIRLPGGSEYVVLSGLEWNTEYDVFVVAENQQGKSQPGTLTIRTSPEPAAIPATQGCSSVTYTLISLVMSIVAVLLLS; encoded by the exons TTTGTCTGGAAGTGGAGATCACCCCCACCCAGGGAGAGATCAGTGTCGGAGAGTCCAAGTTCTTTCTGTGTGAAG TTGTTGGGGTAGCAAAGGAGATTGACTGGTATTCTCCGAGCGGGGAGAGGATAGAGCCCAACAAACCAGAGATCACCGTAACCCGAAACGACGAGTCCTCGTCCACGCTCACGCTCTACAAGGCCGGGGTGGACAGCGCTGGGACCTACAAGTGTCTGGCCACCAACGGAGACCAGTCAGCAGAAGCCACCGTCAACGTCAAGTTCTACC AAAGGATCACCTTCAAGAACGCCCCCTCCCCCCAAGAGTTCAATGAAGGGGACAACGCCAACATTGTCTGTGACGTCATCAGCTCCCCTCCCCCCACCATCATCTGGAAACACAAAGGAGTGAAGATTCAGATGGAGAAGGATG TCCGCTTTAAGATCCTGCCCAACAACCACCTGCAGATCCGAGGCATCAAGAAGACAGACGAGGGGTCGTACACCTGTGAGGGCCGCCTCATGGCCCGGGGAGAGATTGACCTCAAGATCATTAGGGTCATCGTCAACG TGCTCCCTACCATCCGGGTGTGGCAGTCTGAGGTGAATGCCACAGCAGGTGTGGACCAGTCTGCCATGTTGACCTGTGCTGCTGATGGATACCCAGAGCCCATGGTGACCTGGGCACG AGCCGGTGTTCTTCTGGAGTCAGGAGACAAGTACAGGTTTAATAAGGACGGTTCAGAGATGACCATCATGGAGGTAGCCAAGCTGGATGAGGGAGAGTACACCTGCATCGCTAAGAACAAGGCTGGGGAGAGCGAACAGGAAGTCAGCCTTAGAGTGTTTG TGAAACCTAAGATCACCTTCCTGCTGAACCAGAGTACGTCTGAGATGGCTGAGCAGGTGACTCTGACCTGTGAGGCGTCAGGGGACCCCACCCCCACCATCAACTGGAGCTTTGGCCTGCGCCCCTTCACTGAGggagagcag AGTCTTGATGGGAACGTCGTAGTGAGGAGTGATGCTCGTGTGTCCTCCCTCACGCTGAAGTACGCCAAGTTCACCGACGCTGGCCAGTACCTCTGCTCTGCACGCAACGCCATCGGAGTGGATTCTCAACCCGCCTACCTGGAAGTCCGCT ATGCTCCTAAGATCCAGGGCTCAGTGACAGTGTATACCTGGGAGGGGAATGCAGCTAACATCAGCTGTGAGGTCCTGGCCCACCCCAGTGACGTGTCCATGCTCTGGCTGAGGGACGGGTTTCAGCTTCCCAACGCTAACGTCACCAAAGCCAAGGTTTTCCAGAGCCCCACAGCCAGCTACCTGGAG gTCACTCCAGAGTCTGAGAATGACTTCGGGAGCTACAACTGTACTGCTGCCAATGAGATGGGCACAGAATCCAAGGAGTTTCTCCTCATTCAGGCTG atgTCCCGTCAGCCCCGTCCCTCGGGGAGGTGGAGCCGTTCTCCAGCTCAGCCAGGGTGGAGTTCCAGGAGCCTGACGCCACCGGGGGTGTACCCGTCCTCCGGTACCGGGCTGAATGGAAGACTGTGGGCAGGGGCAGCTGGGTGCAGATGGTCTATGACGTCCAAGGAG GAGCTCTGAGTGAAATAACCATCACAGGCCTGAAGCCTGAGACCAACTATGAGGTGAAGATGTCAGCCATCAATGGCAAGGGAGAGGGTGAAACTAGCCCCGTTGTGGTCTTCAAGACAGAGCCTGTCc AAG GTGAACCTGAACCGCCTAAGCTGGAGGGAACACTCCAAACAAAAGGCAACTCCCTCAAAGTCAACTGGCTCAAGCAGGACGATGGAGGCTCACCCATCACACACTACCTAGTCCGCTATAAACCA AAGCATCAGGCCGACTGGAAGCCAGAGATCCGGCTGCCCGGTGGCAGTGAGTATGTGGTTCTGAGCGGACTGGAGTGGAACACGGAGTACGATGTGTTTGTGGTGGCAGAGAACCAGCAGGGGAAGTCCCAACCTGGAACCCTGACCATCAGAACCTCTCCAGAACCCGCTGCCATCCCAG
- the LOC112267126 gene encoding neural cell adhesion molecule 1 isoform X15: MLHAKDIILALLLVGSTVCLEVEITPTQGEISVGESKFFLCEVVGVAKEIDWYSPSGERIEPNKPEITVTRNDESSSTLTLYKAGVDSAGTYKCLATNGDQSAEATVNVKFYQRITFKNAPSPQEFNEGDNANIVCDVISSPPPTIIWKHKGVKIQMEKDVRFKILPNNHLQIRGIKKTDEGSYTCEGRLMARGEIDLKIIRVIVNVLPTIRVWQSEVNATAGVDQSAMLTCAADGYPEPMVTWARAGVLLESGDKYRFNKDGSEMTIMEVAKLDEGEYTCIAKNKAGESEQEVSLRVFVKPKITFLLNQSTSEMAEQVTLTCEASGDPTPTINWSFGLRPFTEGEQASWTRPEQHKSLDGNVVVRSDARVSSLTLKYAKFTDAGQYLCSARNAIGVDSQPAYLEVRYAPKIQGSVTVYTWEGNAANISCEVLAHPSDVSMLWLRDGFQLPNANVTKAKVFQSPTASYLEVTPESENDFGSYNCTAANEMGTESKEFLLIQADVPSAPSLGEVEPFSSSARVEFQEPDATGGVPVLRYRAEWKTVGRGSWVQMVYDVQGGALSEITITGLKPETNYEVKMSAINGKGEGETSPVVVFKTEPVREPEPPKLEGTLQTKGNSLKVNWLKQDDGGSPITHYLVRYKPKHQADWKPEIRLPGGSEYVVLSGLEWNTEYDVFVVAENQQGKSQPGTLTIRTSPEPAAIPATQGCSSVTYTLISLVMSIVAVLLLS; this comes from the exons TTTGTCTGGAAGTGGAGATCACCCCCACCCAGGGAGAGATCAGTGTCGGAGAGTCCAAGTTCTTTCTGTGTGAAG TTGTTGGGGTAGCAAAGGAGATTGACTGGTATTCTCCGAGCGGGGAGAGGATAGAGCCCAACAAACCAGAGATCACCGTAACCCGAAACGACGAGTCCTCGTCCACGCTCACGCTCTACAAGGCCGGGGTGGACAGCGCTGGGACCTACAAGTGTCTGGCCACCAACGGAGACCAGTCAGCAGAAGCCACCGTCAACGTCAAGTTCTACC AAAGGATCACCTTCAAGAACGCCCCCTCCCCCCAAGAGTTCAATGAAGGGGACAACGCCAACATTGTCTGTGACGTCATCAGCTCCCCTCCCCCCACCATCATCTGGAAACACAAAGGAGTGAAGATTCAGATGGAGAAGGATG TCCGCTTTAAGATCCTGCCCAACAACCACCTGCAGATCCGAGGCATCAAGAAGACAGACGAGGGGTCGTACACCTGTGAGGGCCGCCTCATGGCCCGGGGAGAGATTGACCTCAAGATCATTAGGGTCATCGTCAACG TGCTCCCTACCATCCGGGTGTGGCAGTCTGAGGTGAATGCCACAGCAGGTGTGGACCAGTCTGCCATGTTGACCTGTGCTGCTGATGGATACCCAGAGCCCATGGTGACCTGGGCACG AGCCGGTGTTCTTCTGGAGTCAGGAGACAAGTACAGGTTTAATAAGGACGGTTCAGAGATGACCATCATGGAGGTAGCCAAGCTGGATGAGGGAGAGTACACCTGCATCGCTAAGAACAAGGCTGGGGAGAGCGAACAGGAAGTCAGCCTTAGAGTGTTTG TGAAACCTAAGATCACCTTCCTGCTGAACCAGAGTACGTCTGAGATGGCTGAGCAGGTGACTCTGACCTGTGAGGCGTCAGGGGACCCCACCCCCACCATCAACTGGAGCTTTGGCCTGCGCCCCTTCACTGAGggagagcag GCCTCTTGGACTCGGCCCGAACAACACAAG AGTCTTGATGGGAACGTCGTAGTGAGGAGTGATGCTCGTGTGTCCTCCCTCACGCTGAAGTACGCCAAGTTCACCGACGCTGGCCAGTACCTCTGCTCTGCACGCAACGCCATCGGAGTGGATTCTCAACCCGCCTACCTGGAAGTCCGCT ATGCTCCTAAGATCCAGGGCTCAGTGACAGTGTATACCTGGGAGGGGAATGCAGCTAACATCAGCTGTGAGGTCCTGGCCCACCCCAGTGACGTGTCCATGCTCTGGCTGAGGGACGGGTTTCAGCTTCCCAACGCTAACGTCACCAAAGCCAAGGTTTTCCAGAGCCCCACAGCCAGCTACCTGGAG gTCACTCCAGAGTCTGAGAATGACTTCGGGAGCTACAACTGTACTGCTGCCAATGAGATGGGCACAGAATCCAAGGAGTTTCTCCTCATTCAGGCTG atgTCCCGTCAGCCCCGTCCCTCGGGGAGGTGGAGCCGTTCTCCAGCTCAGCCAGGGTGGAGTTCCAGGAGCCTGACGCCACCGGGGGTGTACCCGTCCTCCGGTACCGGGCTGAATGGAAGACTGTGGGCAGGGGCAGCTGGGTGCAGATGGTCTATGACGTCCAAGGAG GAGCTCTGAGTGAAATAACCATCACAGGCCTGAAGCCTGAGACCAACTATGAGGTGAAGATGTCAGCCATCAATGGCAAGGGAGAGGGTGAAACTAGCCCCGTTGTGGTCTTCAAGACAGAGCCTGTCc GTGAACCTGAACCGCCTAAGCTGGAGGGAACACTCCAAACAAAAGGCAACTCCCTCAAAGTCAACTGGCTCAAGCAGGACGATGGAGGCTCACCCATCACACACTACCTAGTCCGCTATAAACCA AAGCATCAGGCCGACTGGAAGCCAGAGATCCGGCTGCCCGGTGGCAGTGAGTATGTGGTTCTGAGCGGACTGGAGTGGAACACGGAGTACGATGTGTTTGTGGTGGCAGAGAACCAGCAGGGGAAGTCCCAACCTGGAACCCTGACCATCAGAACCTCTCCAGAACCCGCTGCCATCCCAG
- the LOC112267126 gene encoding neural cell adhesion molecule 1 isoform X14 has product MLHAKDIILALLLVGSTVCLEVEITPTQGEISVGESKFFLCEVVGVAKEIDWYSPSGERIEPNKPEITVTRNDESSSTLTLYKAGVDSAGTYKCLATNGDQSAEATVNVKFYQRITFKNAPSPQEFNEGDNANIVCDVISSPPPTIIWKHKGVKIQMEKDVRFKILPNNHLQIRGIKKTDEGSYTCEGRLMARGEIDLKIIRVIVNVLPTIRVWQSEVNATAGVDQSAMLTCAADGYPEPMVTWARAGVLLESGDKYRFNKDGSEMTIMEVAKLDEGEYTCIAKNKAGESEQEVSLRVFVKPKITFLLNQSTSEMAEQVTLTCEASGDPTPTINWSFGLRPFTEGEQASWTRPEQHKSLDGNVVVRSDARVSSLTLKYAKFTDAGQYLCSARNAIGVDSQPAYLEVRYAPKIQGSVTVYTWEGNAANISCEVLAHPSDVSMLWLRDGFQLPNANVTKAKVFQSPTASYLEVTPESENDFGSYNCTAANEMGTESKEFLLIQADVPSAPSLGEVEPFSSSARVEFQEPDATGGVPVLRYRAEWKTVGRGSWVQMVYDVQGGALSEITITGLKPETNYEVKMSAINGKGEGETSPVVVFKTEPVQGEPEPPKLEGTLQTKGNSLKVNWLKQDDGGSPITHYLVRYKPKHQADWKPEIRLPGGSEYVVLSGLEWNTEYDVFVVAENQQGKSQPGTLTIRTSPEPAAIPATQGCSSVTYTLISLVMSIVAVLLLS; this is encoded by the exons TTTGTCTGGAAGTGGAGATCACCCCCACCCAGGGAGAGATCAGTGTCGGAGAGTCCAAGTTCTTTCTGTGTGAAG TTGTTGGGGTAGCAAAGGAGATTGACTGGTATTCTCCGAGCGGGGAGAGGATAGAGCCCAACAAACCAGAGATCACCGTAACCCGAAACGACGAGTCCTCGTCCACGCTCACGCTCTACAAGGCCGGGGTGGACAGCGCTGGGACCTACAAGTGTCTGGCCACCAACGGAGACCAGTCAGCAGAAGCCACCGTCAACGTCAAGTTCTACC AAAGGATCACCTTCAAGAACGCCCCCTCCCCCCAAGAGTTCAATGAAGGGGACAACGCCAACATTGTCTGTGACGTCATCAGCTCCCCTCCCCCCACCATCATCTGGAAACACAAAGGAGTGAAGATTCAGATGGAGAAGGATG TCCGCTTTAAGATCCTGCCCAACAACCACCTGCAGATCCGAGGCATCAAGAAGACAGACGAGGGGTCGTACACCTGTGAGGGCCGCCTCATGGCCCGGGGAGAGATTGACCTCAAGATCATTAGGGTCATCGTCAACG TGCTCCCTACCATCCGGGTGTGGCAGTCTGAGGTGAATGCCACAGCAGGTGTGGACCAGTCTGCCATGTTGACCTGTGCTGCTGATGGATACCCAGAGCCCATGGTGACCTGGGCACG AGCCGGTGTTCTTCTGGAGTCAGGAGACAAGTACAGGTTTAATAAGGACGGTTCAGAGATGACCATCATGGAGGTAGCCAAGCTGGATGAGGGAGAGTACACCTGCATCGCTAAGAACAAGGCTGGGGAGAGCGAACAGGAAGTCAGCCTTAGAGTGTTTG TGAAACCTAAGATCACCTTCCTGCTGAACCAGAGTACGTCTGAGATGGCTGAGCAGGTGACTCTGACCTGTGAGGCGTCAGGGGACCCCACCCCCACCATCAACTGGAGCTTTGGCCTGCGCCCCTTCACTGAGggagagcag GCCTCTTGGACTCGGCCCGAACAACACAAG AGTCTTGATGGGAACGTCGTAGTGAGGAGTGATGCTCGTGTGTCCTCCCTCACGCTGAAGTACGCCAAGTTCACCGACGCTGGCCAGTACCTCTGCTCTGCACGCAACGCCATCGGAGTGGATTCTCAACCCGCCTACCTGGAAGTCCGCT ATGCTCCTAAGATCCAGGGCTCAGTGACAGTGTATACCTGGGAGGGGAATGCAGCTAACATCAGCTGTGAGGTCCTGGCCCACCCCAGTGACGTGTCCATGCTCTGGCTGAGGGACGGGTTTCAGCTTCCCAACGCTAACGTCACCAAAGCCAAGGTTTTCCAGAGCCCCACAGCCAGCTACCTGGAG gTCACTCCAGAGTCTGAGAATGACTTCGGGAGCTACAACTGTACTGCTGCCAATGAGATGGGCACAGAATCCAAGGAGTTTCTCCTCATTCAGGCTG atgTCCCGTCAGCCCCGTCCCTCGGGGAGGTGGAGCCGTTCTCCAGCTCAGCCAGGGTGGAGTTCCAGGAGCCTGACGCCACCGGGGGTGTACCCGTCCTCCGGTACCGGGCTGAATGGAAGACTGTGGGCAGGGGCAGCTGGGTGCAGATGGTCTATGACGTCCAAGGAG GAGCTCTGAGTGAAATAACCATCACAGGCCTGAAGCCTGAGACCAACTATGAGGTGAAGATGTCAGCCATCAATGGCAAGGGAGAGGGTGAAACTAGCCCCGTTGTGGTCTTCAAGACAGAGCCTGTCc AAG GTGAACCTGAACCGCCTAAGCTGGAGGGAACACTCCAAACAAAAGGCAACTCCCTCAAAGTCAACTGGCTCAAGCAGGACGATGGAGGCTCACCCATCACACACTACCTAGTCCGCTATAAACCA AAGCATCAGGCCGACTGGAAGCCAGAGATCCGGCTGCCCGGTGGCAGTGAGTATGTGGTTCTGAGCGGACTGGAGTGGAACACGGAGTACGATGTGTTTGTGGTGGCAGAGAACCAGCAGGGGAAGTCCCAACCTGGAACCCTGACCATCAGAACCTCTCCAGAACCCGCTGCCATCCCAG
- the LOC112267126 gene encoding neural cell adhesion molecule 1 isoform X17: protein MLHAKDIILALLLVGSTVCLEVEITPTQGEISVGESKFFLCEVVGVAKEIDWYSPSGERIEPNKPEITVTRNDESSSTLTLYKAGVDSAGTYKCLATNGDQSAEATVNVKFYQRITFKNAPSPQEFNEGDNANIVCDVISSPPPTIIWKHKGVKIQMEKDVRFKILPNNHLQIRGIKKTDEGSYTCEGRLMARGEIDLKIIRVIVNVLPTIRVWQSEVNATAGVDQSAMLTCAADGYPEPMVTWARAGVLLESGDKYRFNKDGSEMTIMEVAKLDEGEYTCIAKNKAGESEQEVSLRVFVKPKITFLLNQSTSEMAEQVTLTCEASGDPTPTINWSFGLRPFTEGEQSLDGNVVVRSDARVSSLTLKYAKFTDAGQYLCSARNAIGVDSQPAYLEVRYAPKIQGSVTVYTWEGNAANISCEVLAHPSDVSMLWLRDGFQLPNANVTKAKVFQSPTASYLEVTPESENDFGSYNCTAANEMGTESKEFLLIQADVPSAPSLGEVEPFSSSARVEFQEPDATGGVPVLRYRAEWKTVGRGSWVQMVYDVQGGALSEITITGLKPETNYEVKMSAINGKGEGETSPVVVFKTEPVREPEPPKLEGTLQTKGNSLKVNWLKQDDGGSPITHYLVRYKPKHQADWKPEIRLPGGSEYVVLSGLEWNTEYDVFVVAENQQGKSQPGTLTIRTSPEPAAIPATQGCSSVTYTLISLVMSIVAVLLLS, encoded by the exons TTTGTCTGGAAGTGGAGATCACCCCCACCCAGGGAGAGATCAGTGTCGGAGAGTCCAAGTTCTTTCTGTGTGAAG TTGTTGGGGTAGCAAAGGAGATTGACTGGTATTCTCCGAGCGGGGAGAGGATAGAGCCCAACAAACCAGAGATCACCGTAACCCGAAACGACGAGTCCTCGTCCACGCTCACGCTCTACAAGGCCGGGGTGGACAGCGCTGGGACCTACAAGTGTCTGGCCACCAACGGAGACCAGTCAGCAGAAGCCACCGTCAACGTCAAGTTCTACC AAAGGATCACCTTCAAGAACGCCCCCTCCCCCCAAGAGTTCAATGAAGGGGACAACGCCAACATTGTCTGTGACGTCATCAGCTCCCCTCCCCCCACCATCATCTGGAAACACAAAGGAGTGAAGATTCAGATGGAGAAGGATG TCCGCTTTAAGATCCTGCCCAACAACCACCTGCAGATCCGAGGCATCAAGAAGACAGACGAGGGGTCGTACACCTGTGAGGGCCGCCTCATGGCCCGGGGAGAGATTGACCTCAAGATCATTAGGGTCATCGTCAACG TGCTCCCTACCATCCGGGTGTGGCAGTCTGAGGTGAATGCCACAGCAGGTGTGGACCAGTCTGCCATGTTGACCTGTGCTGCTGATGGATACCCAGAGCCCATGGTGACCTGGGCACG AGCCGGTGTTCTTCTGGAGTCAGGAGACAAGTACAGGTTTAATAAGGACGGTTCAGAGATGACCATCATGGAGGTAGCCAAGCTGGATGAGGGAGAGTACACCTGCATCGCTAAGAACAAGGCTGGGGAGAGCGAACAGGAAGTCAGCCTTAGAGTGTTTG TGAAACCTAAGATCACCTTCCTGCTGAACCAGAGTACGTCTGAGATGGCTGAGCAGGTGACTCTGACCTGTGAGGCGTCAGGGGACCCCACCCCCACCATCAACTGGAGCTTTGGCCTGCGCCCCTTCACTGAGggagagcag AGTCTTGATGGGAACGTCGTAGTGAGGAGTGATGCTCGTGTGTCCTCCCTCACGCTGAAGTACGCCAAGTTCACCGACGCTGGCCAGTACCTCTGCTCTGCACGCAACGCCATCGGAGTGGATTCTCAACCCGCCTACCTGGAAGTCCGCT ATGCTCCTAAGATCCAGGGCTCAGTGACAGTGTATACCTGGGAGGGGAATGCAGCTAACATCAGCTGTGAGGTCCTGGCCCACCCCAGTGACGTGTCCATGCTCTGGCTGAGGGACGGGTTTCAGCTTCCCAACGCTAACGTCACCAAAGCCAAGGTTTTCCAGAGCCCCACAGCCAGCTACCTGGAG gTCACTCCAGAGTCTGAGAATGACTTCGGGAGCTACAACTGTACTGCTGCCAATGAGATGGGCACAGAATCCAAGGAGTTTCTCCTCATTCAGGCTG atgTCCCGTCAGCCCCGTCCCTCGGGGAGGTGGAGCCGTTCTCCAGCTCAGCCAGGGTGGAGTTCCAGGAGCCTGACGCCACCGGGGGTGTACCCGTCCTCCGGTACCGGGCTGAATGGAAGACTGTGGGCAGGGGCAGCTGGGTGCAGATGGTCTATGACGTCCAAGGAG GAGCTCTGAGTGAAATAACCATCACAGGCCTGAAGCCTGAGACCAACTATGAGGTGAAGATGTCAGCCATCAATGGCAAGGGAGAGGGTGAAACTAGCCCCGTTGTGGTCTTCAAGACAGAGCCTGTCc GTGAACCTGAACCGCCTAAGCTGGAGGGAACACTCCAAACAAAAGGCAACTCCCTCAAAGTCAACTGGCTCAAGCAGGACGATGGAGGCTCACCCATCACACACTACCTAGTCCGCTATAAACCA AAGCATCAGGCCGACTGGAAGCCAGAGATCCGGCTGCCCGGTGGCAGTGAGTATGTGGTTCTGAGCGGACTGGAGTGGAACACGGAGTACGATGTGTTTGTGGTGGCAGAGAACCAGCAGGGGAAGTCCCAACCTGGAACCCTGACCATCAGAACCTCTCCAGAACCCGCTGCCATCCCAG
- the LOC112267126 gene encoding neural cell adhesion molecule 1 isoform X16, whose product MLHAKDIILALLLVGSTVCLEVEITPTQGEISVGESKFFLCEVVGVAKEIDWYSPSGERIEPNKPEITVTRNDESSSTLTLYKAGVDSAGTYKCLATNGDQSAEATVNVKFYQRITFKNAPSPQEFNEGDNANIVCDVISSPPPTIIWKHKGVKIQMEKDVRFKILPNNHLQIRGIKKTDEGSYTCEGRLMARGEIDLKIIRVIVNVLPTIRVWQSEVNATAGVDQSAMLTCAADGYPEPMVTWARAGVLLESGDKYRFNKDGSEMTIMEVAKLDEGEYTCIAKNKAGESEQEVSLRVFVKPKITFLLNQSTSEMAEQVTLTCEASGDPTPTINWSFGLRPFTEGEQASWTRPEQHKSLDGNVVVRSDARVSSLTLKYAKFTDAGQYLCSARNAIGVDSQPAYLEVRYAPKIQGSVTVYTWEGNAANISCEVLAHPSDVSMLWLRDGFQLPNANVTKAKVFQSPTASYLEVTPESENDFGSYNCTAANEMGTESKEFLLIQADVPSAPSLGEVEPFSSSARVEFQEPDATGGVPVLRYRAEWKTVGRGSWVQMVYDVQGGALSEITITGLKPETNYEVKMSAINGKGEGETSPVVVFKTEPVRYSYANGIFHFFTEDSEGEPEPPKLEGTLQTKGNSLKVNWLKQDDGGSPITHYLVRYKPKHQADWKPEIRLPGGSEYVVLSGLEWNTEYDVFVVAENQQGKSQPGTLTIRTSPEPAAIPATQGCSSVTYTLISLVMSIVAVLLLS is encoded by the exons TTTGTCTGGAAGTGGAGATCACCCCCACCCAGGGAGAGATCAGTGTCGGAGAGTCCAAGTTCTTTCTGTGTGAAG TTGTTGGGGTAGCAAAGGAGATTGACTGGTATTCTCCGAGCGGGGAGAGGATAGAGCCCAACAAACCAGAGATCACCGTAACCCGAAACGACGAGTCCTCGTCCACGCTCACGCTCTACAAGGCCGGGGTGGACAGCGCTGGGACCTACAAGTGTCTGGCCACCAACGGAGACCAGTCAGCAGAAGCCACCGTCAACGTCAAGTTCTACC AAAGGATCACCTTCAAGAACGCCCCCTCCCCCCAAGAGTTCAATGAAGGGGACAACGCCAACATTGTCTGTGACGTCATCAGCTCCCCTCCCCCCACCATCATCTGGAAACACAAAGGAGTGAAGATTCAGATGGAGAAGGATG TCCGCTTTAAGATCCTGCCCAACAACCACCTGCAGATCCGAGGCATCAAGAAGACAGACGAGGGGTCGTACACCTGTGAGGGCCGCCTCATGGCCCGGGGAGAGATTGACCTCAAGATCATTAGGGTCATCGTCAACG TGCTCCCTACCATCCGGGTGTGGCAGTCTGAGGTGAATGCCACAGCAGGTGTGGACCAGTCTGCCATGTTGACCTGTGCTGCTGATGGATACCCAGAGCCCATGGTGACCTGGGCACG AGCCGGTGTTCTTCTGGAGTCAGGAGACAAGTACAGGTTTAATAAGGACGGTTCAGAGATGACCATCATGGAGGTAGCCAAGCTGGATGAGGGAGAGTACACCTGCATCGCTAAGAACAAGGCTGGGGAGAGCGAACAGGAAGTCAGCCTTAGAGTGTTTG TGAAACCTAAGATCACCTTCCTGCTGAACCAGAGTACGTCTGAGATGGCTGAGCAGGTGACTCTGACCTGTGAGGCGTCAGGGGACCCCACCCCCACCATCAACTGGAGCTTTGGCCTGCGCCCCTTCACTGAGggagagcag GCCTCTTGGACTCGGCCCGAACAACACAAG AGTCTTGATGGGAACGTCGTAGTGAGGAGTGATGCTCGTGTGTCCTCCCTCACGCTGAAGTACGCCAAGTTCACCGACGCTGGCCAGTACCTCTGCTCTGCACGCAACGCCATCGGAGTGGATTCTCAACCCGCCTACCTGGAAGTCCGCT ATGCTCCTAAGATCCAGGGCTCAGTGACAGTGTATACCTGGGAGGGGAATGCAGCTAACATCAGCTGTGAGGTCCTGGCCCACCCCAGTGACGTGTCCATGCTCTGGCTGAGGGACGGGTTTCAGCTTCCCAACGCTAACGTCACCAAAGCCAAGGTTTTCCAGAGCCCCACAGCCAGCTACCTGGAG gTCACTCCAGAGTCTGAGAATGACTTCGGGAGCTACAACTGTACTGCTGCCAATGAGATGGGCACAGAATCCAAGGAGTTTCTCCTCATTCAGGCTG atgTCCCGTCAGCCCCGTCCCTCGGGGAGGTGGAGCCGTTCTCCAGCTCAGCCAGGGTGGAGTTCCAGGAGCCTGACGCCACCGGGGGTGTACCCGTCCTCCGGTACCGGGCTGAATGGAAGACTGTGGGCAGGGGCAGCTGGGTGCAGATGGTCTATGACGTCCAAGGAG GAGCTCTGAGTGAAATAACCATCACAGGCCTGAAGCCTGAGACCAACTATGAGGTGAAGATGTCAGCCATCAATGGCAAGGGAGAGGGTGAAACTAGCCCCGTTGTGGTCTTCAAGACAGAGCCTGTCc GTTATTCTTACGCAA ATGGCATTTTTCATTTTTTCACTGAGGACTCAG AAG GTGAACCTGAACCGCCTAAGCTGGAGGGAACACTCCAAACAAAAGGCAACTCCCTCAAAGTCAACTGGCTCAAGCAGGACGATGGAGGCTCACCCATCACACACTACCTAGTCCGCTATAAACCA AAGCATCAGGCCGACTGGAAGCCAGAGATCCGGCTGCCCGGTGGCAGTGAGTATGTGGTTCTGAGCGGACTGGAGTGGAACACGGAGTACGATGTGTTTGTGGTGGCAGAGAACCAGCAGGGGAAGTCCCAACCTGGAACCCTGACCATCAGAACCTCTCCAGAACCCGCTGCCATCCCAG